TGTCACCACGAGGTTCGTCGATCATACCCTAGTGCATTACAACTTACTGAATTCACTGTTAGGAACTCCAGATGACACTGAGGACATGACGTTTATACAATTCCCTAAGTACCTGGTGATGGTGGTATATAGTggatggtggatttttttttcctttctttcttaaacaatAGAGTCCTGCCACCTATCTCTTACTATGTACATCAAGCTGGATGAAAATTTGGGACATAATCATCCTGCTCTGCCACCCAAACTGGGGAATGTGTCACCATGCCTCCAAATattttgtctgcctgtctctgtgcgtgtgtgtaagtATACATACAGGATCAAGTAcagaaaggtcagaggacaactcccaGGAGCCATGTGGGATGTGGAGATTAAGCATGGGTTTTCAGGCCTGTCCAAAAGCACTTCTACCAGCGgaaccatcttgctagccctatttcttttttttttgtgcctcGAAACAGGAtcttctatgtagcccagattaTTATTTAAGATCCCATTTGTTCTTCTTCTGCAgtatcagggagtgacactaacATCTCAGTCAAGCCTCGCTAGCTGGTACACCACTGAACAACATCCATAGCACTtaagcctttaatacagttcctcatggtgtggtgactgccaactataaaattacttcattgctacttcacggctgcaattttgctagttatgaatcataatgtagaaaTCTGATATGCAACCTCAAAGGGGCCTCAATCTACAGGTTGAAaacttttaagatttcttttagagagatggttcagcagttaagagcactgactgctcttctaaaggtcctcctgagttcaaatcccagcaaccacatggtagctcacaaccatcagtaatgagatctgacgccctcttctggagtgtctgaagacagctacaatgtactcacatatattaaataaataaatctttaaaaaaagaaaattacaagttaataggaaaaaaaaaattaccagccAGTCAGAAGGAGTGATCATTAAGTATCCTTTCCAAGTCGTTTCCAAACCCAATGCacaacagagaaaacaatattttaactATAAGCTTAATTCTAAAGAGAGAAGCTTAAAGCCACTGTCAGGAACCCATAAGGTTGAAATAGGCCTTTTACCCTTATAGAACTCGGTCACTTCTTACCTGGAAAAGTCGACAAGGTTACATAAAACTGCTACATCTGGCACTCCAAAATTCAAATGTTCAGAAACCTCACAATGTGTACATACCCAAGGAGGTAACAAAGTGTTCATGCGCATTGAGGGTCTTCATGCATCGCTTGTTCTTGTAATCCCATACACGGAGGGTCTTGTCATCAGCACAACTCAAAATAAACTTCCCCCCAGAATGGAACAGAACTCCACGTACCCAATTATCATGACCAACCTTAAAGACAAAAAAGTATTTGACTTATTTAAGTAACATTTAGGATATAACACATTTTAACACTAAAACCATATATATcagtccttttttcttttttcttgacaAGGCCTTATAACCTTGAACTTCAGGCAGGCACTACCACACTCAGTTCATGTGctactgggaactaaacccagggtCTTTATGCCTGTAAATACCTATTCTATCAAGTGAGGCACATCTCAGAAACCTGCCCCATGCAAACAGGGCCCCATGTAGCTCAGAGCTGCCTAAACTCACTGACCTTGAGATGATGACCCTCTCTGCTTCCACCTCGGATGCTGGAATCATAGATATGTACTACCATGTCTGATCTTGTGCCATGCTGGGGTTTTAACCCATAGCTCTATGTATGCTATGCCAGGCAGGCACTCAACTAACTGAGCTATACTCTTAAGATACACTAGTATTCTTCCaaattttcactatttttttttaaaagtattatgtgtatgggtgttgtgCCTATATGTATGCCCATGCAACACGTTGAATGCAGTGCCCTCAGCAGCCCAAGAGGagattggatcccctggaactggagttgtaagctgtcacatgggtgctagaaatcaatGCCAGACATTTTGGAAGAACTTTTAACTACTGctagtgcttttacccactgagccatctctccagacccttgatattatcttttaaaaatgttagtaattaataataaaaattgtggAGCCAAAGAGATGACTGAGCAGTTAAGAGAATTTTAGGGGATCCATAAATTAGTGGtatacacacccttaatcccagaactcaagaagcagaggcaggtggcctAATCTAGAAAGAGAATTCcagtacacagagagaccttgtccaaaaacaaaacaaaacaaaacaacaaaaatgaggaGTAGAGGCACTGACTGAGCAGCTAAGGTAATGGCTTTTAGAGGAGTGGAGCTGGGTTCCCAGCATTCAATACGGccactcacagctgcctgtaactcctgcttcAGAAGCCAATGTTTCTGGCCTACTCAGGGGCTGGCACATctacataaacataaatacaaaagtacatttaaaaaaccacaataaaaaatgaattgaaCATGGTTGTACAcattcagtacttgggaggcagaggcaggctgaatCAATCTGAGTTTGTGGCCAAGCTGGTCTACCTAGTTAAGTTACTTACAGGCCAGACAGGAATATGtcgtaaaaccctgtctcaaaaacaaaacacaaaccaaacaaacaaaaaacagggcagcaacaacaacaaatccccaTATATTTTTTGTGGCCACACCAAAAGGAAGCAGGAAAAAGCATCTCACTAGCCCAACAGTAGGAAGCAGAAACCTAGGAAAATGGCGACCTTGCAATTACAGACAAAAGAGCATGAAGATTTTAAATAAAGATCCATTTTTTCAACATGGTACAAATGAACCTAGAATACAACAGTTTTTCTGAGAAATGGGGTCTTGACTATGAAGTCCCGGCTGACCTGGATTCTATATAGACCATACTGTTCTCAAACTAAcagagttcctcctgcctctgcctcttgagtattgGGAATTTCTATTTcgtgtttgttcttgtttttcaagcCAGGGTCATGCTGTGTAGCCCCGGCCTTTCCTCAaattcaagagatctgcctgcctctatgaagattaaaggtatgtgctgctgccaccaccaccacttctgACTGGGCGatccttttatcttttaaattaggTTTACAGTAATCGGTTTTCTTTCAACATTGTCATATTTACTTATGTAGTTTTGGTTGatctttcttgttccttctcccaaatttctcctcccatctccccactgtaCCCTTCCTGCATCCAATATTCCCTTCTCAATTAATCCTGTAGAATCCTTTAACATGTTGCTAACATTCTATATGCAGGTCTAATCAGCACTTATGTAGTTTCTAAAACCACGAATGTTATATTCTAAGACCTGCTACTAGCTTAACAATATCCAGTTAGAGCTTCTTAGGCAAACCAGAATGTCTAATATCCACCTCCCTCTTACATTGAATCTCCAAAACTGCTAAAATTGCTTAATTCATAAGAGTTAATTTCACAAGAGGAAAATAAACTAAGTAAGAAATGCCAACAAAGAGATAATagctgaaaagagaaaaaaacatcttTAAGAAGTTGtactggcaagatggctcggtggttgagttttgtttgcttttccagagaaccagggttcaattccccacACCCAAATGGAAACTCACACCAGTCTGTAACTCTTAtctagttctagaggatctgacaccctcacatacagtcaaaacaccaatgcacataaaataaatatcttttaaaaagtaaacaagtcTGTAAGAGCTTTCTCCTCCCGCGTTAACATAGTTAACATAGTGAACTAAGACCCTACCCCCAGCACTGACTGGTTTTTATAGGTTTATTTTCTATAACACTGCATTCTATAAACTAGTactttataaaactttaaaaagtttataattgtatattattttaaGGTCCCAGAACTGATATTTAGTAAGAAAGCACAAGACTATCTGATCCAAAAAGGTAAGTGCACAACGAAGATACCAAAGAAGTAATATGATTATGCAGACTTACAAGAGTCATAAGGCACATGCCAGTACTGACGTCCCACAGCTTAATAGTTTTGTCTCTGGAACCAGATAGCAAGAAAGGTCCAGGCTTGCCACTTTTTTTAGtctataaagaaaacataaaaattacttttcccaTACAAAAAATAAGGACTTAAAATAACTTCTCTAAAATAATGACATTTACTTGAAATCTTGCAAAAAAAGctgttttcatttattgaaatatATAGCTGGACCTAGCCTACAAAGAAAGATAAGCTCTGCCTAGGTTATACCAACAATGGCTTTAGCAATGAGGTTAGGTATATATAGCTAAGTGATGTATTTCTCTCCTAGCATGAAAAAAGGCCCTGATCAATATCAGTATCAAACCCAGgattaaaaaagatttttaaaccaaacagtattttttatataaatttagcaTCAAACTTATTACATATTGTATATAACAACCATCAGAGGGTACtacaaagaattttatttagaatttttaatagTTGAACTTTAAATAGAGCTTGTAATTTGTAATCTTTTGTttgtaataaacaaacaaaagattaatTTAGAGCCAGATCTttagcagttcaaggccagccaggtctacaggtCTAGAAAGTTTGAGGATAACCAGAGCTACaaaatgaggccctgtctcaaaaataataagtaaataaataaataaataaaaaataaattaaaaaaccccaaaacttaaaaaattatttagagCTTTATTAATATGTAGGGGTTTTTTTTGGAAGGGGGGGGGTTGGTTGATTATAAATCATCTCAGGGCCATCAGACCTGGATTTAAATGATCCAGTCTGCCTTTAGTAGATGATCTCCAACTTATAACAAATCAAggatattttgtttatctttgtatGTGTACTCTATTCTTGCcatggcatgcagacagacatcaAAGGACTACTTGAGGGAATTGGTTCCCACTTCCTCCGATGTAGgttcaggaatcaaactcaagtcaccaaGCTTGgcggcaagtgtctttacctatTGAGCCATTTACTGGCCCAATAATAAATAACTGACAACTACAAAGAGCAAAAAGCCTCAAAACTCAGAATTCTAGGTTACAGTTTTAGTTGTAACCAGAGACCTTAGACTGAAAATCGCACAAGTTACCTAAGGCTCTGCCCTTTGACACagtaacaaaatcataaaaagaCATGGAATCAATTGTACAGTACCTCAGATCCTGTTGCTTCAGAGATGGAAGAATATGAACTTTCTGGAGCCCAGGAAATGCATTCCACCACATGTTCATGTTCTCGGAGCTCAGCCTTGCATTCCTTTGTTGCTACAACCCACACACGCACAGTCTGGTCATTGGAACAGCTGGCTATCAGAGTGCCATCCTGATTTGGCCGCACCATACGTACCCATTCTCTGTGTCCTGTGAATGTCTTCACACAGTAGCTGTCAATTTAAGAAGTGAACTTTGTGAATAAATGGTAATCACTGGAACACTTTCCAAAAGTGATACAAATTGAGATGAAGAGATATCATTAGTTAAAGAAATTACACtacatcaaaaaaagaaaagtaaaaataataaaaaatagacacTAACCTGAAGTAAAACAACACTAGGTAAAATAAGCTGACAGGAAACACCACTAAacacaataaaacttaaaaacctCAAGTCTAATAAATGTATACCAGCAGcatatacattatttaaattctaatttaaacccagataagaaaagaaaaacaaaacaaaataacaacaacaaaaataaaccacaCAGCGAAGAAAGAAAGTAGATATCTCACAGAACTGGCTTTCAAAAATTCTTCCTACAGTGCATTCATGTTCACAGTGCATACAGTGCAGTGTGTATATGGAcgaatgaatgtatgtatgtatgtacatatgtaaaatgtattttggtGCTAGGGTTGGAAGCTAGGGCCTTGTGCATTATTAaaacaagtgttctaccactatGCTAAATTTCCAAGTCctcaaatatatgtgtgtttgtcaGTCATAGTGATCATTCTAGATTAAAGataaaattactatttaaaaaacaatttttgttttgtttttataatctttttttggCTGATGCTTTCCAACTAAATCTACTTACCCAGTTTGCACTTCccacatttttatagttttatccCTTGAGGCAGACACTATATGATCTCCATTAGGCATGATGGCTACTGAAGAGACATTGTGATCATGACCTAAAACACAAAATACAGCAAAGTATTCAACAGTTTACTGTGGGTTTTTACTATGGTatttaaaaactacagaaagcacTCTTACACTGAGCTTTATCTAAATGACAAGAtcattaaaagtagtaagggaaaaagaaataagaggcAGAATTTGATCCTCTATTTAAAAGTCTATCTTTGATGATGTTCATAGGAGAAAATGCTTTATTAGTTCATAAATACCATTCACATTCCAAATTAGCTAtgttttctgggaaaaaaaactcCTAACATATTTTTCAAGAAATAGACAATGACTGCAAGcaacttttctgtcttttaagaGAGGATTTCAgagcccaagctggcctaaaACACTTGACAGACCTGCCTAAGACCTTAATTGGGTGAACAAACACAAACTTCAACCATATACTCAACGTAATAATAAACTGTGTGCTAAATACCAGATAATCTTAAtgttttgcttcctttcctttccctttccccttccgtttttgttttttttgtttgtttgttttgtttttctttttttttttttggctgtcttgaaactcactctgtagaccaggctggtctcgaaccacctggctctgcttcctaagtgctgggattaaaggcatacaccaaaACTGCCAGGACTGTTTTGATTTCTTGAGACCGGTGTACTATGCAGCCCAGTTGAGCTGGAATTTGCCTTAAACCTGTGATCCTCCCACAAAGGACTCCTGCCTGCTAAGATTATGTACATGCTCCAATTCACCTGGCTTGTTTTAAAATCGCTAACACAGCATTTGTTCTTACACACATCTAAACAACCATATTCcattatctttaaagaaaacagagccaGGTGTGATACCTTTGACCTCAGCACTTGAGGGAAGtaaaagcaagcagatctctgagttcgggccaggcagggctacattgTGAAAACCTGTCCCAAAAATCTAAAAGCCAAAGTCACTATCTCTTATCGACCAGATGGTATGagttattttatctttataattCTATGCCATAGGCATCATCCTCTTTATTTTCCAGATTAAATAACCTATGGACACTTAGATACTACAGCACCGAACTCTGGCTTCTAGCTTCCATATTGCCTGCtcttttcataaaaaataaaataaaaaagaaacaatctcCTTAGTAAATTGACTGTCCATTTCTCTTGGACTAATTCACGTGACCTGTCAGTTTTCTTATCCAAATATACTTGATAATATAAATTAGTATGTCATACAAACCTTAAGTGCTCCTAACAATAACCTCTACCACTAAAGCTTGTTCATCAAGCTTGCACATCAAAGCAGACAACTAGGAATTAAGTGTAGGACACCCAAACATGACTAGCAAACTTTTTATCTTAATGCCCTGTCTGAGATTAAAGTACTGTCCTCTACCTTACCATGCATGGTTCTGATGCATTCAAAACCCTGAAAATCCCATAATTTAATCGTCATATCTGCTGAACAGGAAGCCAGAAGCTTGCCACTGTGGTCAAAGGAAATGTCCTGTACAGAGTCTGTATGGCCCTTGAGAGTTCGCTCAAAATCTCCAGTCTCATAATCCCACACCTGtcaagtgaataaaaaaatggTTAACACCAATCCATTGCTTCCTCATTTCACAATTGACTAATTTCCAAAATAACAAATAATCTGTGTTAGAAATATCAAATCTTCAAGTACAAAGTGGCTTCTCTCTACAGAGAAAAATTAATGCTCCAACTATTCAAGAAGACCTTCAGTATTGCATTTGTTACGTATCTACCACTTAATTATGCTAATGAGAAGGTACAGAAAGTCAGCACACTCTAGTAGATAGTATTAGGCATACATGCACAAAGATGTGTTAGGAGCATTGTTTAGAACAGTGGACTGACTTAACGTCTTAACTTTACTAGAGTATTAAGTGTTCAGATACTGAGAGGACTAAGGAGAAATCATAAACTATAAACTATGCCTGAATCAAGTGCTCATGATTAACCAAAACACCTTTTTCAGGACaggattcctctgtgtagccttggctgtcctggaatgaactttgaagaccaggctggcctataactgagaaattcacctgtctctacctatggagtgctgggattaaaggcctgtgctaccaacCCAGCTTTAAGAAGTCTCATtcttaaaagacattttttataaaacagaaattatgaatTAGCAAGAATGATCACTCAAGAATACTCTTTGCTCTGGTGGCCAAATCATAGTCTgatataagtaatttttaaaaataccgaTTTTTGCACTTGTTTCACATGCAACAAGTATTAGGTTCAGTTCAATCTCCAACAACtcaggaaaacattaaaaatccaaacaaaaacaatggccacaaacagaaatagaaaggaaaaaaaaattgaatactGATTCTGTGCTCTAAACTCAGTTTAGTCCACTCTACCTACAGTGAGCAATTTTAAATGTCAtagggaatacacacacacacacaaacacacacaaatttggAGAAAtagataatattaaaaaattaaaattcctaGGCAATTCATTAAAGAGCCACCATAAAGGATCTGAGAACCAAACActgatcctctgtaagaacagcaagtgcttttaatgctaagccatcttctccagcccacattttaaaaacttaatctAAATAGTCAACATAAAACTGATAAACTAGGCCTAGTGGttcatgcccttaatcccaggactcaggagtcagaggcaggcaggtagacTGCTTTGAGATCtaagtcagcttggtctacaaaggaaGTCGAAGACAGCCACGGCTTGTTACAGagaaacatgtctcaaaaaaataaacagaccccagaagacaaaaaaatacacacacacacacacacacatatataaataaatgaaaccaaaataaaaaaattgaaagaggACTGATAAGCAAATATAAAAACTATAAGGAAATTCTAGTATGCATGCAATAAGATacagatttatatttttttttgttttgttttttgtttttttgtgtgtttttttttgttgttgtttgttttttggtttttggagacagagtttctctctgtagccttggctgtcctggaactaactttgtagaccaggctggcctcgaactcagaaatccacctgccgcctgcccctgcctcccaagtgctgggattaaaggcgtgcaccaccacgcccagcccagaTTTATATCTTATGCCACAACAATGTAAAgtatttttcctaattttatttttgttgtctcATTATCTAGATCATGTTGACCTTAAACTGAGgtgtttgcctctgcctcataagAGATAGAACTAAAGGTATGCAGTATGTGCCcagccagaatttttttttttttttaaagcagtcttGCTAGTAGCTTATTCATGAACCATCTGTTTCACTCTGGAGTGCTGGGCACATTGTAAGctctaaacaaataaaacctttaaCTTCAATCATACATTCGAGCATATCTACATGAAAGTGATCACTGTGTATTTAATTCTGTGCTTGCTTAGCTAGATTTATCCCGAAGTATATCAgggggttatttttattttatgagacagggtttcaggtagcctaggctaacctcaaatttGCTATATAGCTGCTAATGAACttgaattcttatttatttatttaatgtatgagtacaacattgctctcttcagacacaccagaaaagggcatcagatcccatgacagatatagttgtgagctaccatgtgcttgctgggaactgaactcaggacttgaaCTCTAACCCGCCActtcactttttatttaaagGCAGTGTCCCACTAAATTTTAAAGCCCTTCATGTAGTCTATTATTGTTTAAAATGTAGTAAGCATGCATATTTTCATCATAACTGGAAATAACTTGTCTAAAAGGTAAaatgggctgatgagatggcttatcagttaaAGGAAGTTGTTCAACAAGTTtggcaacctgaattcaatcctcagaacccaaataaaaagtggacagagggggctggagagatggctcagtggttaagagcaccgactgctattccagaggacctgagttcaattcccagcaaccacatggtggctcacaaccatctgaaatgggatcgaatgccctcttctggtgtgcctggagacagctacagtggactcatataaataaaataaatgattctattaaaaaaaaaaaaaaaaaaaagctgggtgtggtggtgcatgcctttaatcccagcactctggagacagaggcaggcagatttctgagttcgaggtctacaGAGTGANgttaagagcaccgactgctattccagaggacctgagttcaattcccagcaaccacatggtggctcacaaccatctgaaatgggatcgaatgccctggagagagagctcagttggGAACTACAGTGGCTTACTatagataaaaaaaatgtttctattcaaaaaaaaaaaaaaaaagacctgggtgtggtggtgcatgcctttaatcccagcactctggagacagaggcaggcagatttctgagttcgaggtctacagagtgagttccaggacagctacacagagaaaccctgtctcaaaacaaaaacaaaaccaaaaacactctATTTCAAGAAATGATAAAATAGTCATGCCTGCGTCAGGACTACTGTTGTGATATATACAATGACATTTTATTaaactattacaaataaaacaactttgGTTCTTCAtataaaataagctttaaaacaaacaaaaaatctgtattttatctatctttttatATATGGTTTACATAACTGTCATTTTATTATAGGTAGATTAAAGAAAATTGTACAGTACTTTAGACTAAAGTTTTGGGGAGAGTGGTTTTGGAAACTAGTATTTTTACTGCCTGGTTAAAAATGAgggacaagccgggcgtggtggtgcacgcctttatcccagcacttgggaggcagaggcaggcggatttctgagttcaaggccagcctggtctacaacgtgagttccaggacagccagggctatacaaagaaaccctgtctcgaaccccacccccaccccccaaaaaaggacaaagttcttttttttccaagaacaGAATCTATTAAAGGAAAGGATGACATACTCCACATTTTCTCAAATATATCAGTTACTTAATGGAAGAATGCCTCTCTAGAGCTATAATGAAATTTTAAGTCTACCTTTAAGGTTTAGTACCCAAATCACtcaatacagttttaaaaaactaCCTGTTACCAAACCTGTCGACATCCTAAGTTTGATTTCTGAGAGAAGGAAACTCAGAGCTCCCTCTCTTCTGTGTCCCTTTGCTTAGGTCCttattttcaaaatcttttctgTCACCTAACTTACATCAAGTCTGCCTTTCAGAGAAATTTACCttactttaatcacagcatttacTAGGCAAAGGTGGGAGaatttctctgagttcaaagtcagtctgacAGTCAAGACTACATAGAAAAAAGATCatgtctctcaaaacaaaacaaaacaaaattaaaacaaaaaccacaaaacaaaaagcaaaatgaacaaatgaaaagaacTTGCCTTAATTGTAGCATCctctgaagcagagaccataacACTGAACACAGGATGGAAAATGACTCGAGTAACTGGACTCCTATGACCACTCAATGCGTATTTCTCAGGTGGACGGGGAATCCATTCTTTTGGGTCTCGTTTCTGACCAAGAGGACCACCCGATGTAAATTCTTCTTTTGCTTCATTTAGTTTTGATTCTAATTCCATTACCTTGAGAGGGAACATGAAGTTAAATAAAGATGTGTTCTATAATATATTTGGGTTTTTTCCCCTTTTAGGTAGGCTCTGACTATGAAGCTTACGGTAGTCCAGACCTTAGGGTCTTCCTGTTTCCCACAGGCTGGGGTTCCTATGCCCAGCTGGAACTAGTTCACTCAGACaactttcatttacatttattaataGAGATAGATGATCATCACACTTATCTTGCTTGATTTACGCCTGTAATTTTTAGGTTTTTCCCTACACCAGTTTATTATTTATCCTACAGGTAGTAATATTCACAACAAAAGctaatatttactgagcatctaCTAGGCATTGGTTCTTGTCCACGAGCTTGGTATAGCTGGGCTCACATTAGAACAATGTTGTCTACTCTAACTTTGTCTGTGAAGAGTATTTTAGAAATGGAATAGTATGTTACTTTCATCTtacatattaaagaaagaaacaaacaaaaaagaaactaaaaacctCAGAGACTGACTCATATAAGACACATAGTGCTCTTTTTTCAGTTACAACTAGTTATAACTTCCAaggcattggttctcaaccttgctaaCACTTTGACCATACACATTCTtgtattgtggtgacccccaactataaaattacttttgttgctacttccgaagtctaattttcctactgttaatgaattataatgtaaatatctgataataaAAAAAGTATCTAATGTTCATCCCCAAAGGGGTGCAGTGCAACACACAATGAGAAGCACTGTTCTAAGAACATAAATGATGTCTTAACTATCAACTTCTTAGTCAAGACAATGCCGGTTCTAATCTCTAGACTGTATAACTTATATGCACCAATAATGAACTTAAAATCAATGTTTtcatgaagcaaaaaaaaaatgttttgttcacCCAAGATCAAACATGAGTATCAGCAGATTAGCAATTTACGgcaatattttcagaaaatttgtTAAGTACACATTGAATAAACTGACTTAAGAAGACCTAGTTACCTTTTTTTGTAATCTAATAACAgatgtccattttttttccaaaagaccAGCATACTTCTTATCTAATTCTTCATTCTAGAGGAGaaaaagttagattttttttttaaaaaatgacttaacCATGAATCTTtaagataaaacatttaaatatttgattatatAAAAGTGGGAAAATTAAgctcaaaactaaataaatcacaATAACAAATGGCAAAATTCGAACAGCTGAATTGACCTAACTACTGAACCCATTTACTATACTATGAAGAATTAGAAGACTGATAATTATAAAGTCACGCATACCATATCTAGTTcagcttcctttttaaaaacggAATATGCCTCTTCATAGCCATTTGAACGAAGATAATCTGCTATAGCTcgatttctgaaagaaaaaattcaagtGAGTCCTAAACATATCTCATTTCTATTTGAGGAACTACACTTATTAAAATCTTTAGGGGAGGGggtagtttctctgtgtaatcctggctgccctggaactcactatgtaaaccagg
Above is a genomic segment from Mus caroli chromosome 11, CAROLI_EIJ_v1.1, whole genome shotgun sequence containing:
- the Pafah1b1 gene encoding platelet-activating factor acetylhydrolase IB subunit alpha — translated: MVLSQRQRDELNRAIADYLRSNGYEEAYSVFKKEAELDMNEELDKKYAGLLEKKWTSVIRLQKKVMELESKLNEAKEEFTSGGPLGQKRDPKEWIPRPPEKYALSGHRSPVTRVIFHPVFSVMVSASEDATIKVWDYETGDFERTLKGHTDSVQDISFDHSGKLLASCSADMTIKLWDFQGFECIRTMHGHDHNVSSVAIMPNGDHIVSASRDKTIKMWEVQTGYCVKTFTGHREWVRMVRPNQDGTLIASCSNDQTVRVWVVATKECKAELREHEHVVECISWAPESSYSSISEATGSETKKSGKPGPFLLSGSRDKTIKLWDVSTGMCLMTLVGHDNWVRGVLFHSGGKFILSCADDKTLRVWDYKNKRCMKTLNAHEHFVTSLDFHKTAPYVVTGSVDQTVKVWECR